In Candidatus Contubernalis alkalaceticus, the following proteins share a genomic window:
- a CDS encoding GNAT family N-acetyltransferase, giving the protein MINNNYTVRLEMKKDWNEVENLTREAFWNKYCPGCSEHFILHQFRNRPDFVKELDYVIEKNDRIVAHIMYCKSEIVHDNGQIIPIMTFGPVSVLPECQGKGYGSELIRFTMGKALELGCGAIVITGNPDYYHRFGFVSGHSMQIYYAAVPRDEEAPFFMVKELQSGYLSGVTGIFQDPDGYMVEDTDVEKFDVNFSPKEKKKLPGQLA; this is encoded by the coding sequence TTGATAAATAATAATTACACAGTCCGTTTGGAAATGAAAAAAGACTGGAATGAAGTAGAAAATCTTACCAGAGAGGCTTTTTGGAATAAATACTGTCCCGGCTGCTCGGAGCATTTTATTCTTCATCAATTCCGGAATCGTCCTGATTTCGTGAAGGAATTAGATTACGTTATTGAAAAAAATGACAGAATTGTGGCTCATATCATGTACTGCAAATCTGAAATAGTGCATGATAACGGACAAATTATCCCGATTATGACATTTGGCCCGGTCAGCGTGCTGCCGGAATGTCAAGGCAAAGGATACGGTAGTGAGCTGATTCGTTTTACAATGGGGAAAGCACTGGAGCTTGGTTGTGGAGCGATTGTGATTACAGGAAATCCAGATTACTATCATAGATTTGGATTTGTCAGCGGTCATTCTATGCAAATTTATTACGCTGCTGTTCCACGAGATGAAGAGGCTCCGTTCTTTATGGTGAAGGAATTGCAATCAGGTTATCTTTCGGGGGTAACCGGCATTTTTCAAGACCCGGACGGTTATATGGTTGAAGATACGGACGTTGAAAAATTTGACGTGAACTTTTCACCGAAAGAAAAAAAGAAGCTGCCGGGGCAGTTAGCATGA
- a CDS encoding DUF998 domain-containing protein gives MSKSSLKKRHLLLPVYIIMVLVIFILPFFSSEGYSIIYHTTSQLGAQMTPNAWVMNIVFFFLGIACIIESWLYLKKYWFQKILLTIFGLSLIFTAIFKHAPIHMDLVYDLREDQLHSFFASMVGFSFTIFAFSAAFIELKPARRLLAVLAAVIAVCFSLLIFNTVYAGIWQRLMFIISFAWLIIFLKEAALDFKKST, from the coding sequence ATGAGCAAATCTAGCTTAAAAAAAAGACATCTGCTGTTACCAGTATACATTATCATGGTTCTGGTTATTTTTATATTGCCCTTTTTTAGCAGTGAAGGATATTCAATCATATATCATACAACCAGTCAGTTGGGTGCGCAAATGACGCCTAATGCCTGGGTCATGAATATTGTCTTTTTTTTTTTAGGCATTGCCTGTATTATAGAAAGCTGGCTTTATCTTAAAAAATACTGGTTTCAAAAGATTTTGTTAACTATTTTTGGTTTATCACTTATCTTTACTGCGATCTTTAAGCATGCCCCTATCCATATGGACCTGGTATATGATCTACGGGAGGACCAGCTTCATTCGTTTTTTGCCAGCATGGTAGGATTTTCTTTTACTATTTTTGCTTTTTCTGCGGCTTTCATTGAATTAAAACCAGCCAGACGTCTTTTGGCTGTGCTGGCTGCAGTCATTGCAGTGTGCTTTTCATTACTTATCTTTAATACGGTCTACGCGGGAATATGGCAGCGCCTGATGTTTATCATTTCTTTTGCATGGTTAATTATATTTCTTAAAGAAGCAGCGTTGGATTTTAAAAAGTCAACTTGA